One window of Bacillus sp. THAF10 genomic DNA carries:
- a CDS encoding ABC transporter permease, translating to MKNIIKKLCFLGLIAFCILPVLLLILNSVAFGWKWGELLPSMYSLRGWTVLFSEPQLIRAILTSIFIGIAVILLNFAIALPAARMLAFYTFKGKAWIETVLILPILIPSLAVVMGIHLAMIRLGLSDSIVGVILVHLLPTVPYSIKIFRAGFERLGEKWEEQVVTLGGSRGYAYYSVYFPRMLGSFRSVVFLVFVISLSQFALTAIIGGGNVLTLALLYFPFLDSVDTATIASFSLVFAMLPLGVIAIMEGLFFLLRPNKRLFRM from the coding sequence ATGAAGAATATCATCAAAAAACTTTGCTTTCTGGGATTGATTGCTTTTTGTATCCTCCCAGTTCTCCTTCTAATCTTAAATAGTGTAGCTTTTGGCTGGAAATGGGGAGAATTATTACCAAGCATGTACAGTTTAAGAGGCTGGACTGTCCTTTTTTCTGAGCCACAGTTAATACGCGCGATCCTTACAAGTATTTTCATTGGGATTGCTGTGATCCTTTTAAATTTTGCCATTGCTCTTCCTGCAGCAAGAATGCTTGCATTTTATACGTTTAAGGGGAAGGCCTGGATAGAAACGGTGCTAATTTTGCCGATTTTGATTCCAAGTCTTGCAGTAGTCATGGGCATTCACCTTGCGATGATTCGATTAGGCTTGAGTGACTCCATAGTCGGTGTTATCCTTGTGCACCTTCTTCCAACTGTCCCCTATTCTATAAAAATATTTCGAGCTGGCTTTGAGCGATTAGGGGAAAAGTGGGAAGAACAGGTTGTTACCCTCGGTGGTAGTCGTGGTTATGCCTATTATTCCGTTTATTTTCCAAGGATGCTTGGGAGCTTCAGAAGTGTTGTGTTTCTTGTTTTTGTCATTTCACTTAGTCAGTTTGCTTTAACGGCGATTATTGGTGGAGGGAATGTGTTGACACTCGCCTTACTTTATTTTCCGTTTCTTGATAGTGTGGACACCGCAACGATTGCTAGTTTTTCGTTGGTGTTTGCGATGTTACCTTTAGGGGTGATAGCAATAATGGAGGGGTTATTCTTCCTTCTTCGCCCTAACAAAAGATTGTTCAGGATGTGA
- a CDS encoding GNAT family N-acetyltransferase — translation MNDIILIKAQIEDAESLTEIMKKTFDEEAKQWLGENSTVKDFNIQPPGYDSIATNAYMIEELTYFKILYKGQLVGGVILTLTGREYGRIDRIYVDPAFQGNGIGSKVMTLIEDTFSTITTWELETSPRQKGNLHFYEKMGYRRTFETEDEVCYLKKLTETNNPYDSCNLEGKIFYNANLSNTAFANSTLAGSQFNNVNLSKSTFQNINFSQSLIADLNLSGTRVKHVDMSGVSLQNCNLTGVEITDCNLTGLKIDGISVEELLKVYKNKG, via the coding sequence ATGAACGACATTATACTTATAAAAGCACAAATAGAGGATGCAGAAAGCCTAACAGAGATTATGAAGAAAACTTTTGATGAAGAGGCTAAGCAATGGCTAGGAGAAAACAGCACGGTTAAAGATTTCAATATTCAACCACCTGGCTATGATTCCATTGCAACAAATGCGTATATGATTGAAGAATTGACCTATTTTAAAATATTGTATAAAGGGCAGCTTGTTGGTGGGGTCATCCTTACTTTAACCGGTAGGGAGTATGGTCGGATTGATCGCATTTATGTGGATCCTGCATTTCAAGGTAACGGAATAGGTTCCAAGGTTATGACACTTATTGAGGATACGTTTTCAACGATCACGACATGGGAGCTTGAGACATCCCCTAGACAAAAGGGCAATCTTCATTTTTATGAAAAAATGGGATACCGTCGTACCTTTGAGACCGAGGATGAGGTCTGTTATTTGAAAAAACTTACTGAAACAAACAATCCATATGATAGCTGTAATCTGGAAGGAAAAATATTTTATAATGCGAACCTGTCAAATACCGCCTTTGCTAATAGCACCCTTGCTGGTTCTCAATTCAATAATGTAAATTTGAGCAAATCTACGTTTCAAAACATTAATTTCTCCCAATCCCTTATTGCTGATTTAAACTTATCGGGTACACGCGTCAAACACGTGGATATGAGTGGAGTGAGCTTGCAAAACTGCAACCTTACTGGTGTAGAGATAACAGATTGTAATCTTACGGGTTTGAAAATAGATGGTATTAGTGTGGAGGAGCTCTTAAAAGTGTATAAAAACAAAGGCTGA
- a CDS encoding CDP-alcohol phosphatidyltransferase family protein: MLDTHARKFVQPSIDKTAGALLKIGLTANQVTVISFFIGVSSGVFFYFGFPIIAVSVLWISGYLDAVDGTMARKTKPSSFGTVMDVTFDRLVEISVILGVAFAIPNVQWALLLLSVSIIFSMTVFLTVGAVSEQKGIKSFYYQAGLAERTEGFIFLTLMMLLPAYVLWVTLLFFFVETFTGCQRLLEAKKILEKEEV, from the coding sequence ATGCTTGATACACATGCCAGGAAATTTGTGCAGCCGAGCATAGATAAAACGGCAGGAGCATTGTTGAAAATAGGACTAACCGCTAATCAGGTAACCGTCATTTCCTTTTTCATCGGCGTAAGCTCTGGGGTGTTTTTCTACTTTGGTTTTCCCATCATTGCCGTTAGTGTATTGTGGATCTCCGGCTACCTAGATGCAGTAGACGGAACGATGGCACGTAAGACAAAGCCTTCTTCTTTTGGCACCGTAATGGATGTGACCTTTGACAGGCTGGTGGAAATAAGCGTCATTTTAGGTGTTGCCTTTGCCATTCCAAATGTTCAATGGGCTCTGCTACTCTTGAGTGTTTCGATTATCTTTTCAATGACCGTTTTTCTAACAGTTGGTGCCGTTTCTGAGCAAAAGGGAATCAAGTCCTTTTATTATCAAGCAGGACTTGCAGAACGGACAGAAGGCTTTATTTTTCTTACGCTAATGATGCTACTACCCGCATATGTTTTGTGGGTTACCCTCTTATTTTTCTTCGTTGAGACCTTTACTGGATGTCAGCGCTTGCTAGAGGCAAAGAAAATTCTAGAAAAGGAGGAGGTATAA
- a CDS encoding FAD-dependent oxidoreductase: MTYKSSFFKNEVFTITTVLLIGGGHAHLQCIKQQGKNALPESQVLLVSANRYQYYSGMFSGYAEGIYDKSDIRIDLKAFCEKNNTAYLEDSVVAIQPEQKKLLCKSGRTLSYDLVSFNIGSSTHVPFPTEDSAYTVKPNYTYTETIQQLRDTHSPVIIGGGSAGVELSLSILARKKRLQQEGTVTLVSSTGLLSEELSNKLTTLCRKKGLKVYTGENVEHVSETKLQTDKRTLTHSGVLLLTGPSSASMFKESGLRCSEDGFLLVNNHLQSESDPSIFGAGDCVTLSAHPNLPKNGVFAVRQGPVLWKNLQQVVAGKSLKPFQPQKRFLSILSTGNKEALLLYDSVHIHGTIPWRIKNRIDRAFMDKFR, encoded by the coding sequence TTGACATACAAATCATCCTTTTTTAAAAACGAGGTGTTTACTATCACTACTGTTCTACTAATTGGCGGAGGCCATGCTCATCTGCAATGTATTAAACAACAGGGAAAAAACGCCCTTCCTGAGAGTCAGGTTTTATTAGTTTCAGCCAATCGTTATCAATATTACTCCGGGATGTTTTCCGGCTATGCTGAAGGGATTTATGATAAAAGCGACATCCGCATTGACCTGAAAGCATTTTGTGAAAAAAACAATACGGCATACTTAGAAGACTCCGTTGTCGCAATTCAGCCTGAGCAGAAAAAATTACTCTGTAAAAGTGGGCGAACATTATCGTATGACTTAGTCTCATTCAACATTGGATCTAGCACTCACGTACCTTTTCCAACAGAGGATAGTGCGTATACGGTAAAACCAAATTACACTTATACAGAAACCATTCAACAGCTGCGCGACACCCATTCTCCTGTCATTATTGGAGGCGGTTCTGCCGGTGTCGAGTTAAGCTTGTCCATTCTTGCAAGAAAGAAACGACTGCAACAAGAAGGCACCGTCACCCTAGTGAGCTCTACAGGATTGTTGTCTGAAGAACTTTCAAACAAACTTACAACTCTTTGCAGGAAGAAAGGGTTAAAAGTGTATACAGGTGAAAACGTGGAACATGTTTCTGAAACTAAGCTTCAAACCGACAAAAGAACACTTACACACTCAGGGGTTTTGCTGCTAACTGGACCTTCTTCTGCTTCCATGTTTAAAGAGAGCGGCCTACGTTGTTCAGAGGATGGATTTTTGCTAGTAAACAATCATCTGCAAAGCGAAAGTGATCCATCGATTTTTGGTGCTGGAGATTGTGTGACACTTTCCGCTCATCCGAACCTTCCAAAGAACGGTGTCTTCGCCGTTCGCCAAGGTCCTGTTTTATGGAAAAACCTCCAACAGGTTGTAGCAGGAAAAAGCCTTAAACCGTTTCAACCGCAAAAGCGTTTTCTCTCCATACTATCAACTGGAAACAAGGAAGCATTGCTCCTATATGATTCTGTCCACATCCACGGGACCATTCCCTGGAGGATAAAAAACAGAATTGATAGGGCGTTTATGGACAAATTCAGGTGA
- a CDS encoding ABC transporter permease, with protein MKWYAKNKRMLALLPAVLFIGLIVVYGLLMSFLESISGAYGWTIEHYLGIFKEERFVDSLSYSLYIAGISTLASLIIGLVVTKLIYHYLKNVESRMLVWIPMLFPHFVWGYMMVLLFSQTGWFSSLLLAGGLIQESSDFPILITDEKGIGIILTYIWKEVPFVVLLLLPVYLNMPKQLPMVVKTLGGNSWNVFRTVEWPWVFPVIVEAGIIVFAFVFSAFELPYLLGTTYPQMVPVLAYEWFYQGDWSKRPLAYVAMILITLIILMLALAASALMNKKRYYLSRGSSE; from the coding sequence ATGAAGTGGTACGCAAAAAATAAAAGAATGTTAGCCCTGCTACCAGCAGTTTTGTTTATTGGTTTAATTGTAGTGTATGGGTTGCTTATGTCATTTTTAGAGAGTATTTCAGGAGCATACGGATGGACTATAGAGCATTATCTTGGCATCTTTAAGGAAGAAAGATTTGTTGATTCTTTGAGCTACAGCCTCTATATTGCGGGAATTTCTACCTTGGCCTCTCTAATTATTGGTCTAGTAGTCACAAAGCTAATTTATCATTATCTCAAAAATGTAGAATCTCGCATGCTCGTGTGGATTCCGATGCTCTTTCCTCATTTTGTGTGGGGATATATGATGGTTTTACTTTTTTCACAAACAGGATGGTTTTCTTCGCTTTTGCTTGCAGGTGGACTCATTCAGGAGTCGAGTGACTTTCCTATTTTGATAACTGATGAAAAAGGGATAGGAATTATCCTCACTTACATCTGGAAAGAGGTCCCCTTTGTCGTGCTGTTGCTTTTGCCTGTCTATTTGAACATGCCTAAGCAGCTGCCGATGGTGGTGAAAACACTTGGAGGCAACAGCTGGAATGTTTTTAGGACAGTCGAGTGGCCTTGGGTATTTCCAGTCATAGTGGAAGCGGGCATTATCGTTTTTGCCTTTGTGTTTTCAGCATTTGAATTGCCGTATTTACTTGGAACGACTTATCCTCAAATGGTTCCAGTATTGGCTTATGAGTGGTTCTATCAAGGAGATTGGAGCAAACGACCATTAGCTTATGTGGCCATGATTCTAATCACACTCATCATTCTTATGCTTGCATTGGCAGCGTCAGCATTAATGAATAAAAAACGCTACTATTTATCGAGAGGAAGCAGTGAGTAA
- a CDS encoding NAD(P)/FAD-dependent oxidoreductase, whose translation MKSFDVIVIGGGAGGLTVAAGAASLGAKVALIEKNDSLGGDCLHYGCVPSKALIEVANQVYEARRLEALGVNVSGNPDIKAVMGRVRKAIDTIQHHDSTERFQKLGIEVIFGSPTFASPHEVKVNSHTIYGKKIVISTGSSPFVPEVEGLKEAGFLTNESIFKLDKLPEKLVVVGAGAIGLELGQAMSRLGSEVTLIDRSDKLLPNEDKEVSDTFLTMLEKEVTLLQNSSLKKVEGVSGRKKITVEQDGHQKIIEADAILVAVGRVPNTSTLQLDKAGVKTDSRGHIIVNEQLQSSQSHIYAVGDVNGTLPFTHVAGMEGKQVVQNAILGLRRKISYGNVPWIIYTSPEIFHLGFTEEEAKQKSDEMKIFKVSLADVDRFVTDNQTEGFVKIITDKKGYILGAHAIGRHAGDWMQEVVFAKSFKKKIGSISNVIHPYPNHSAAVQQTADSYWRKTLFEGRLQKVIQKYVRWRFR comes from the coding sequence ATGAAGAGCTTTGATGTAATCGTGATTGGCGGTGGTGCAGGGGGCTTGACCGTTGCAGCAGGAGCGGCCTCCCTTGGCGCAAAGGTTGCGTTGATTGAAAAAAACGATTCGCTTGGTGGCGATTGTTTACATTATGGCTGCGTGCCTTCAAAAGCGTTAATAGAGGTAGCGAATCAGGTCTATGAAGCAAGAAGACTTGAAGCCTTGGGAGTAAATGTGTCGGGAAATCCCGATATTAAAGCAGTAATGGGGAGAGTCAGAAAAGCGATTGATACCATCCAGCATCACGATAGCACCGAACGCTTTCAAAAGCTAGGTATAGAAGTGATATTTGGTTCACCAACGTTCGCCTCTCCTCATGAAGTAAAGGTGAATTCCCACACTATTTACGGCAAGAAAATTGTCATATCCACAGGCTCTAGTCCCTTTGTTCCGGAAGTTGAGGGGCTGAAGGAAGCTGGTTTTTTAACGAACGAAAGTATTTTTAAACTGGACAAGCTACCGGAAAAACTTGTCGTAGTCGGTGCAGGAGCTATCGGCCTTGAACTTGGCCAAGCAATGTCAAGACTCGGCAGTGAGGTCACCCTCATCGACCGTTCCGATAAGCTTCTCCCTAACGAGGATAAAGAGGTGTCTGATACATTCCTGACGATGCTGGAAAAAGAGGTGACACTTCTTCAAAACAGCTCGTTAAAAAAAGTAGAAGGTGTTTCCGGCCGAAAAAAGATCACCGTTGAACAAGACGGTCATCAAAAGATAATAGAGGCGGATGCTATACTTGTCGCTGTTGGTCGTGTTCCGAATACATCTACTCTTCAATTAGATAAGGCAGGTGTCAAAACGGATTCTAGGGGACATATTATCGTGAATGAGCAACTTCAATCGTCTCAATCTCACATTTACGCCGTAGGAGATGTGAACGGTACGCTGCCATTTACTCATGTAGCTGGAATGGAAGGAAAGCAGGTAGTTCAGAATGCAATCTTAGGACTTCGTAGGAAAATTAGCTACGGTAATGTTCCATGGATTATCTACACCTCTCCCGAAATTTTTCATTTAGGATTCACGGAGGAAGAAGCGAAACAAAAAAGTGATGAGATGAAGATTTTCAAGGTATCTCTCGCTGACGTTGATCGTTTTGTTACTGACAATCAAACGGAGGGCTTTGTGAAAATCATCACCGATAAGAAAGGGTATATCCTTGGCGCACATGCTATTGGTAGACATGCTGGTGATTGGATGCAGGAGGTTGTTTTTGCTAAAAGCTTTAAGAAAAAAATTGGCAGTATCTCTAACGTCATCCACCCATACCCTAATCATAGTGCTGCTGTACAGCAAACTGCTGACAGTTATTGGCGCAAAACACTGTTTGAAGGTCGGTTACAAAAAGTTATCCAGAAATATGTGCGGTGGAGATTTAGATAA
- a CDS encoding fumarate hydratase has protein sequence MNNLYKSMYDLIVETSTKLPKDVRSAIAKAKLSESAGTRAAMSLATITNNITMADENVSPICQDTGLPTFKIKTPVGVNQLEIKKVIKEAIVQATKDGKLRPNSVDSLTGANSGDNLGEGVPVIKFEQWEKDYIDARLILKGGGCENKNIQYSLPCELEGLGRAGRDLDGIRKCVMHSVYQAQGQGCSAGVIGVGIGGDRTSGYELAKEQLFRSLEDENTVPELKELEEYVMENANKLGIGTMGFGGETTLLGCKVGLAHRIPASFFVSVAYNCWAYRRLGVKINPENGEINEWLYQEGEMIDFSKELAEQEEVAATSEAAEIVLEAPITEEKIRSLKVGDVVRINGRMYTGRDAIHKHLSEHDAPVDLDGQIIYHCGPVMLKDEEGNWHVKAAGPTTSIREEPYQGDIMKKFGIRAVMGKGGMGAKTLKALEEHGGVYLNAIGGAAQYYADCIKGVDGVDLMEFGIPEAMWHLSVEGFTAVVTMDSHGNSLHADVEKSSLEKLAQFKDRVFK, from the coding sequence ATGAACAATTTATATAAAAGCATGTATGACTTGATTGTGGAGACCTCCACAAAGCTACCAAAGGATGTTCGCAGTGCGATTGCAAAGGCAAAGCTAAGTGAAAGTGCTGGGACGCGTGCAGCAATGTCACTTGCAACCATCACTAACAATATCACCATGGCGGACGAAAATGTGTCCCCAATCTGTCAGGATACAGGACTGCCTACATTTAAAATTAAAACTCCCGTTGGTGTAAACCAGCTAGAAATTAAAAAAGTAATCAAAGAAGCCATCGTACAAGCTACAAAAGACGGAAAGCTACGTCCGAACTCAGTTGATTCCTTAACTGGTGCAAACAGTGGGGACAACCTTGGAGAAGGTGTACCCGTTATCAAATTTGAGCAATGGGAAAAAGACTACATCGATGCACGTTTGATTCTAAAGGGTGGCGGCTGTGAGAACAAAAACATTCAGTACAGCCTGCCTTGTGAGCTTGAAGGACTTGGACGTGCGGGTCGTGATTTAGATGGTATCCGAAAATGTGTGATGCATTCGGTTTATCAAGCCCAAGGACAAGGCTGTAGTGCCGGTGTCATTGGTGTTGGAATCGGTGGCGACCGCACATCCGGATACGAGCTTGCAAAAGAGCAGCTATTCCGCAGCCTTGAAGATGAAAATACAGTGCCTGAGCTGAAGGAACTTGAGGAATACGTGATGGAAAATGCCAACAAGCTAGGCATCGGAACCATGGGCTTTGGCGGCGAAACAACCTTATTAGGCTGTAAGGTCGGGCTTGCCCACCGCATTCCAGCAAGTTTCTTCGTATCTGTTGCCTATAATTGCTGGGCGTATCGCCGCTTAGGAGTCAAGATTAATCCTGAAAATGGTGAAATCAATGAGTGGTTGTACCAAGAAGGGGAAATGATTGACTTCTCAAAGGAATTGGCCGAGCAGGAGGAAGTAGCAGCAACGTCTGAAGCTGCTGAAATCGTTTTAGAAGCGCCAATTACAGAAGAAAAGATCCGTTCATTGAAGGTTGGCGACGTGGTTCGTATCAATGGCAGAATGTACACTGGTCGTGACGCTATCCATAAGCACCTTAGTGAACATGACGCACCAGTTGATTTAGACGGACAAATCATCTACCACTGTGGTCCCGTTATGCTAAAGGATGAAGAGGGTAACTGGCACGTGAAAGCGGCTGGTCCAACGACAAGTATCCGTGAGGAGCCATACCAAGGAGATATCATGAAAAAATTCGGTATCCGCGCGGTCATGGGGAAAGGCGGAATGGGAGCGAAAACGTTGAAAGCACTTGAAGAGCATGGTGGCGTTTACTTGAACGCAATCGGCGGTGCGGCGCAGTACTATGCGGACTGTATCAAGGGTGTCGACGGAGTGGACTTAATGGAATTTGGTATCCCAGAGGCAATGTGGCATCTGAGTGTAGAAGGGTTTACAGCGGTCGTCACCATGGATTCCCACGGCAACAGCCTGCATGCGGATGTGGAAAAGTCCTCACTTGAGAAGCTTGCACAGTTTAAGGATCGCGTGTTTAAGTAA
- a CDS encoding ABC transporter ATP-binding protein codes for MISVQQLGKAFQQHYIFQSVDFTVEKGEIISIVGPSGTGKSTLLKCLAGLEDITEGGLIIEGKDVTKVPANKRPVVMMFQQSLLFPHLTVLENVMYGLKFQMKSKQERQKKAQAFLEKVNMAPFANAMPHELSGGQQQRVALVRALLTQPSLLLLDEPFSSLDNELRQETRDWVKWLLKEQNSTAIFVTHDIEEAMILGDRVAVFGENKLQQIGAPMDVYHQPNSRFVAKFYCDGLMLDDTSFVHTTRLQLLAAESEEIFFLSFDGSIRNTRLKHGKLFYDVSLPALKQKITLQSDRVYQADEKIKIGIASQQDIVQLT; via the coding sequence ATGATTTCGGTTCAGCAATTAGGAAAAGCATTTCAACAACATTATATTTTCCAGTCGGTTGATTTTACGGTCGAAAAAGGGGAGATTATCAGTATTGTTGGCCCCTCTGGTACAGGGAAATCTACTCTATTGAAGTGCTTGGCAGGTTTAGAGGATATCACAGAAGGTGGCTTGATTATTGAGGGCAAAGACGTCACAAAGGTTCCTGCAAATAAACGGCCGGTGGTGATGATGTTTCAGCAATCGCTCTTATTTCCCCATTTGACGGTTCTAGAAAATGTGATGTATGGCTTGAAATTTCAGATGAAAAGCAAGCAGGAAAGGCAAAAGAAGGCACAGGCGTTTTTAGAAAAAGTCAATATGGCGCCATTTGCAAATGCTATGCCTCATGAACTATCAGGTGGTCAACAACAGCGCGTAGCCCTTGTCCGTGCATTGTTAACACAACCAAGTCTTTTACTGTTAGATGAACCGTTTAGTAGCCTTGATAATGAGCTCCGACAAGAAACAAGGGATTGGGTAAAATGGCTGCTTAAAGAGCAAAACTCAACTGCCATTTTTGTCACACACGATATCGAAGAAGCCATGATTTTAGGTGATCGTGTAGCTGTTTTTGGGGAGAACAAGCTCCAACAGATTGGGGCTCCAATGGATGTTTATCACCAACCAAATAGCAGGTTTGTCGCAAAGTTCTATTGTGATGGACTCATGCTTGACGATACTTCATTTGTACATACGACCAGATTGCAATTGTTAGCTGCGGAGTCAGAAGAAATTTTCTTCCTTTCTTTTGACGGAAGCATTAGGAACACTAGGCTAAAGCATGGCAAGCTCTTTTATGATGTATCCTTACCTGCTTTAAAACAAAAAATCACCCTGCAAAGTGACAGGGTGTATCAAGCGGATGAAAAAATAAAAATTGGCATAGCATCTCAGCAGGATATTGTGCAGCTCACCTGA
- a CDS encoding DUF4256 domain-containing protein encodes MSTSTKELTLEQREELIASLKERFEENMLRHEGQEWAKVQAKLEANPEKLWTLHKMEDTEGEPDVIGYDDANDAFIFCDCSKESPKGRRSYCYDRKALDSRKKHKPENSVIDVANDMGVDPLTEEQYRELQKLGEFDLKTSSWVKTPDNIRKLGGALFCDRRYDQVFVYHNGADSYYAARGFRGILKV; translated from the coding sequence ATGTCTACCAGCACAAAGGAACTCACTCTAGAACAACGCGAAGAGCTTATAGCTTCGTTGAAGGAACGGTTTGAAGAGAACATGCTACGTCATGAAGGCCAGGAATGGGCGAAAGTGCAAGCCAAGCTTGAAGCAAATCCTGAAAAGCTCTGGACTCTACATAAAATGGAGGACACAGAAGGAGAACCTGATGTTATCGGCTATGATGATGCGAACGATGCATTCATTTTTTGTGATTGTTCCAAGGAAAGTCCAAAAGGTCGCAGAAGCTATTGCTACGACCGAAAAGCGCTAGATTCTAGAAAAAAACATAAACCAGAGAACAGCGTTATAGATGTGGCAAATGACATGGGAGTCGATCCTTTAACAGAAGAGCAATATCGTGAGCTACAGAAGCTTGGAGAATTTGATTTGAAAACCTCAAGCTGGGTAAAAACACCTGATAACATCAGAAAGCTTGGCGGCGCACTATTTTGCGACCGTCGCTATGACCAAGTGTTTGTCTACCACAATGGAGCGGATTCTTACTACGCAGCAAGAGGTTTTCGTGGGATATTGAAAGTGTAA
- a CDS encoding TVP38/TMEM64 family protein, which produces MSKKNLIRLIIIGAFIIFMIVLNDRYLQIKPITAREWILSFGVWAPIVYMAFYTIRPLLFIPASILSLAAGLAFGPLWGTVYTIIGATSGAVLSFIVARKLGASLVKNKPKGPKIVAIQNQLEKNGFLYVLLLRLIPLLNFDLISYLAGVSKVRLSAFVLATFIGIIPGTFAYNFLGSSIVGNNMIVVVGAILLFILISIIPIFVSPKLREKLGMKAKEEK; this is translated from the coding sequence ATGTCAAAAAAAAATCTAATAAGACTGATCATAATCGGAGCATTCATTATTTTCATGATTGTGCTAAACGATAGATATCTACAAATAAAACCAATAACAGCAAGAGAATGGATTCTGTCATTTGGCGTTTGGGCACCCATCGTCTATATGGCATTCTATACAATAAGGCCGTTACTGTTTATTCCTGCTTCCATTCTGTCTTTAGCGGCAGGCCTTGCATTTGGTCCGTTGTGGGGAACTGTATATACCATCATTGGTGCCACCTCAGGAGCAGTCCTGTCTTTCATTGTAGCGAGGAAGTTAGGAGCATCTCTAGTAAAGAATAAACCAAAAGGGCCAAAGATAGTAGCAATTCAAAATCAGCTAGAAAAAAATGGTTTTCTATATGTCTTACTACTTCGGTTAATTCCACTTTTAAACTTTGATCTTATCAGTTATTTAGCTGGTGTGTCGAAGGTTAGGCTATCAGCGTTTGTGCTAGCTACCTTTATTGGCATCATCCCAGGGACATTTGCCTATAACTTTTTAGGCTCTAGTATTGTTGGGAATAATATGATTGTCGTTGTTGGTGCCATTCTATTATTTATTCTCATTTCTATTATTCCAATCTTCGTAAGTCCTAAGCTTCGAGAAAAGCTGGGCATGAAAGCTAAGGAGGAAAAATAA
- the pdaA gene encoding delta-lactam-biosynthetic de-N-acetylase — protein sequence MKKTFHIILITVLALFLIPQLSQADNYSTTTLHWGFKKSRNHEPPDAGESYKKLLKKHNAFYLGDTNKKEIYLTFDNGYENGYTEHVLDVLKKKKIPAAFFVTGYYLKDQPQLIKRMVNEGHIVGNHSWHHPDMTKVNDVRFKKELDMIKEEYKNITGLDNMIYLRPPRGTFSDRTLALANQMGYQHVFWSLAYVDWYTDQQKGWRYSYDNIMAQIHPGAILLLHTVSKDNAEAMEKVIEDLQKQGYEFKSLDNITAQHTIPNPILLIQ from the coding sequence ATGAAAAAAACATTTCATATCATACTCATAACTGTTTTAGCACTATTTCTAATTCCGCAGCTCAGCCAAGCGGATAACTATTCAACCACCACCCTGCATTGGGGTTTCAAGAAAAGTCGCAATCACGAACCTCCTGATGCTGGTGAATCCTATAAAAAATTACTCAAAAAGCACAATGCATTTTATCTTGGTGATACCAATAAAAAAGAAATTTATCTAACCTTTGATAATGGCTATGAAAATGGCTACACAGAACATGTTCTTGATGTATTAAAAAAGAAAAAAATACCCGCAGCTTTTTTCGTAACGGGCTACTACCTGAAGGATCAACCACAGCTCATTAAGCGAATGGTCAACGAGGGTCACATCGTTGGAAACCATAGCTGGCATCACCCAGACATGACAAAGGTTAATGATGTCCGCTTCAAAAAAGAGCTCGATATGATCAAGGAAGAATACAAAAACATCACTGGCCTAGATAACATGATTTATTTAAGGCCACCGCGCGGAACTTTTAGTGACCGCACGCTTGCCCTTGCCAACCAAATGGGCTATCAGCATGTTTTTTGGTCGCTCGCTTATGTGGACTGGTACACCGATCAGCAAAAAGGCTGGCGCTATTCCTATGACAACATCATGGCCCAAATTCATCCTGGAGCAATTCTGCTCCTTCATACTGTTTCTAAAGATAATGCTGAGGCAATGGAAAAAGTCATTGAAGACCTGCAAAAACAAGGCTACGAATTCAAAAGTCTTGATAATATTACTGCACAACATACTATCCCCAATCCAATTTTGCTTATACAATAA